Proteins co-encoded in one Xanthomonas campestris pv. badrii genomic window:
- a CDS encoding NADH-quinone oxidoreductase subunit D — MSEFRQATDAFASNPVESKQEIRNYTMNFGPQHPAAHGVLRLILEMDGETVVRADPHIGLLHRGTEKLAESKPFNQSVPYMDRLDYVSMMCNEHAYVRAIESLMGIEAPERAQYIRTMFDEITRIKNHLMWVGSNALDLGAMAVMLYAFREREELMDVYEAVSGARMHAAYYRPGGVYRDLPDRMPQYKESRWHKGGALKKRNAGREGSMLDFLEEFTNTFPSRVDEYETLLTDNRIWKQRTVDVGIISPDLARAWGMTGPMLRGSGIEWDLRKKQPYAKYDAVEFDVPVGTNGDCYDRYLVRVAEMRESNRIIKQCVKWLKANPGPVMVPNFKVAPPSREGMKDDMEALIHHFKLFSEGYCVPAGETYSAVEAPKGEFGCYLMSDGANKPFRVHLRAPGFAHLSSMDAVVRGYLLADVVAMIGTYDLVFGEVDR; from the coding sequence GTGAGTGAGTTCCGCCAGGCAACCGATGCCTTCGCGAGCAATCCTGTCGAAAGCAAGCAGGAAATCCGCAATTACACGATGAACTTCGGCCCGCAGCATCCTGCGGCGCACGGTGTGTTGCGCCTGATCCTGGAAATGGACGGCGAAACCGTGGTGCGTGCCGATCCGCATATCGGCCTGCTGCACCGTGGCACCGAGAAGCTGGCCGAGTCAAAGCCGTTCAACCAGTCGGTGCCATACATGGACCGTCTGGACTACGTGTCGATGATGTGCAACGAGCACGCCTATGTGCGCGCGATCGAGTCCCTGATGGGAATCGAAGCGCCCGAGCGTGCGCAGTACATCCGCACCATGTTCGACGAGATCACCCGCATCAAGAACCACCTGATGTGGGTCGGTTCCAACGCACTCGATCTGGGCGCGATGGCGGTGATGCTGTACGCATTCCGCGAGCGCGAAGAATTGATGGACGTGTACGAGGCGGTCAGCGGCGCGCGCATGCACGCGGCTTATTACCGCCCGGGTGGCGTCTACCGCGATCTGCCCGATCGCATGCCGCAGTACAAGGAATCGCGCTGGCACAAGGGCGGGGCGCTGAAGAAGCGCAACGCCGGTCGCGAAGGCAGCATGCTGGACTTCCTCGAGGAGTTCACCAACACCTTCCCGTCGCGTGTGGACGAATACGAAACCCTGCTGACCGACAACCGCATCTGGAAGCAGCGCACCGTGGATGTGGGCATCATCAGCCCGGATCTGGCGCGTGCCTGGGGCATGACCGGTCCGATGCTGCGTGGTTCGGGTATCGAATGGGATCTGCGCAAGAAGCAGCCATACGCCAAGTACGACGCAGTGGAGTTCGATGTCCCGGTCGGCACCAACGGCGACTGCTACGACCGCTATCTGGTCCGCGTGGCCGAGATGCGCGAGTCCAACCGCATCATCAAGCAGTGCGTGAAGTGGCTCAAGGCCAACCCCGGCCCGGTCATGGTGCCCAATTTCAAGGTCGCTCCGCCCAGCCGCGAAGGCATGAAGGACGACATGGAAGCGCTGATCCATCACTTCAAGCTGTTCAGTGAAGGCTATTGCGTGCCGGCCGGCGAAACCTATAGCGCGGTCGAAGCGCCCAAGGGCGAGTTCGGCTGCTACCTGATGTCCGATGGCGCCAACAAGCCGTTCCGCGTGCATCTGCGCGCGCCGGGCTTTGCGCATCTGTCGTCGATGGACGCGGTGGTGCGTGGCTATCTGCTGGCCGACGTCGTGGCGATGATCGGTACTTACGATTTGGTTTTCGGTGAGGTTGACCGATGA
- the nuoE gene encoding NADH-quinone oxidoreductase subunit NuoE has protein sequence MKATGNFEAARDVDPQVVLSDKTRAHIDHWLSKFPPDRKRSAVLQGLHAAQEQNQGWLTDELIVGVAKYLELPPVWAYEVASFYSMFETEKVGRHNVAFCTNISCWLNGAEDLLAHAEKKLGCKLGQSTADGRVYLKREEECLAACSAAPMMVINGHYHEHLTKEKVDALLDGLE, from the coding sequence ATGAAGGCGACGGGTAATTTCGAAGCGGCGCGCGACGTCGATCCGCAGGTGGTGCTGAGCGACAAGACGCGCGCGCACATCGATCATTGGCTGAGCAAGTTCCCGCCCGACCGCAAGCGGTCGGCCGTGTTGCAGGGCCTGCACGCTGCGCAGGAACAGAACCAGGGCTGGCTGACCGACGAGTTGATCGTCGGCGTGGCCAAGTACCTGGAACTGCCGCCGGTGTGGGCCTACGAGGTCGCCAGCTTCTACTCGATGTTCGAGACCGAAAAGGTCGGCCGCCACAATGTGGCGTTCTGCACCAACATCAGCTGCTGGCTCAACGGCGCCGAAGATCTGCTGGCGCACGCGGAAAAGAAGCTGGGTTGCAAGCTGGGTCAGTCGACGGCCGATGGCCGCGTCTACCTCAAGCGCGAAGAAGAGTGCCTGGCGGCCTGCTCCGCAGCGCCGATGATGGTCATCAACGGCCATTACCACGAGCACCTGACGAAAGAGAAGGTCGACGCGCTGCTGGACGGGCTGGAATAA
- the tpiA gene encoding triose-phosphate isomerase, with protein sequence MRRKIVAGNWKLHGSRAFATDLVAKVAAHMPLEGVDVVILPPLPYLGDLIEDFEANHLSFGAQDVSSNEKGAYTGEVSATMLVDVGAEYGLVGHSERRQYHQESSELVARKFAAAIHAGLIPVLCVGESLEQREAGQTEAILRAQLEPVIALVGSQGFERAVLAYEPIWAIGTGRTASPAQAQAVHAFLRGEVAKADARIADSLPILYGGSVKPDNAAELFAQPDVDGGLVGGASLVAEDFLAIARAAAAR encoded by the coding sequence ATGCGTCGCAAAATCGTTGCTGGAAACTGGAAGCTGCATGGCAGCCGCGCCTTCGCCACCGACCTGGTGGCCAAGGTCGCCGCGCACATGCCCCTGGAGGGTGTCGATGTCGTCATCCTGCCGCCACTGCCTTACCTCGGCGACCTGATCGAGGATTTCGAGGCCAACCACCTGTCCTTCGGAGCCCAGGACGTCAGCAGTAACGAGAAGGGCGCCTACACTGGCGAGGTCTCGGCCACGATGCTGGTGGATGTCGGCGCCGAGTACGGCCTGGTCGGCCATTCCGAGCGCCGCCAGTACCACCAGGAGAGCAGCGAGCTGGTGGCGCGCAAGTTCGCCGCCGCCATCCATGCCGGGTTGATCCCGGTGCTGTGCGTGGGCGAATCGCTGGAACAGCGTGAAGCCGGTCAGACCGAGGCAATCCTACGTGCCCAGCTCGAGCCGGTGATCGCCCTGGTCGGTAGCCAGGGCTTCGAACGGGCCGTGCTCGCGTACGAGCCGATCTGGGCGATCGGCACCGGGCGCACCGCAAGTCCCGCCCAGGCCCAGGCCGTGCACGCCTTCCTGCGTGGCGAAGTCGCGAAGGCGGATGCTAGAATCGCCGATTCCCTGCCCATCCTGTACGGGGGCAGTGTCAAGCCCGACAATGCGGCCGAGCTGTTCGCGCAGCCCGACGTCGATGGCGGGCTGGTCGGTGGCGCATCATTGGTTGCCGAAGACTTCCTGGCCATCGCGCGTGCGGCGGCCGCTCGTTAA
- a CDS encoding DUF3034 family protein produces MTFGIRGPVIVAAVGVALIPALAAAGEGRLLATGGVSMIEGSSGGGIVPWATLSGYGTRDELGTVLFATHVDSGDYRLDVQGAALTVGNRLELSLARQRLDLGTLQDRLALPWNALGQDVFGAKLRVSGDLVYGRGPQVSVGVQYKRLRDGTLPLAIGARDDHGTDVYVSASRLLLQGAGGYQLLLNGTLRATRANQTGLLGFGGDRRDSYRLVAEASAAIVLSPSWAVGVEYRDKPDNLGFAREQAWADAFVAWFPNKHVSLTAAWADLGDIATLTDQRGPYLSLQVAF; encoded by the coding sequence ATGACATTCGGCATCCGTGGCCCGGTCATCGTTGCGGCGGTCGGTGTCGCGCTGATCCCGGCACTGGCCGCCGCCGGAGAGGGGCGCCTGCTGGCCACCGGTGGCGTATCGATGATCGAAGGCAGCAGCGGTGGCGGCATCGTGCCGTGGGCGACATTGTCCGGCTACGGCACCCGCGATGAGCTCGGCACCGTGCTGTTCGCCACCCATGTCGACAGCGGCGATTACCGGCTCGATGTACAGGGCGCTGCATTGACCGTCGGCAACCGGCTGGAGCTGTCGCTTGCGCGTCAGCGCCTGGACCTGGGCACCTTGCAGGATCGTCTGGCGCTGCCGTGGAATGCGCTGGGCCAGGATGTATTCGGCGCCAAGCTGCGCGTGTCCGGCGATCTGGTTTACGGCCGCGGCCCGCAGGTCAGCGTGGGCGTGCAGTACAAGCGTCTGCGCGATGGCACGCTGCCACTGGCGATCGGTGCCCGCGACGACCACGGTACCGACGTCTACGTCAGTGCCAGCCGCTTGTTGCTGCAAGGCGCTGGCGGCTACCAGCTACTGCTCAACGGCACGCTGCGTGCGACGCGCGCCAACCAGACCGGTCTGCTCGGCTTTGGCGGCGATCGTCGCGACAGTTACCGCCTGGTCGCCGAAGCCAGCGCCGCCATCGTGCTTTCGCCGTCGTGGGCGGTCGGGGTGGAGTATCGCGACAAGCCGGACAACCTGGGCTTTGCGCGCGAACAGGCCTGGGCGGACGCTTTCGTGGCCTGGTTTCCCAACAAGCATGTCTCGCTCACCGCAGCCTGGGCCGATCTGGGCGACATCGCCACGTTGACCGATCAGCGCGGCCCCTATCTCTCCCTGCAAGTGGCGTTCTGA
- a CDS encoding NADH-quinone oxidoreductase subunit C, whose product MAEQASSFTDRLAARFAGAQIAVALPRGEVTLEVAAADWHATCLALRDELGFEQLSDLCGVDYLGYGSAEWDTADVSSQGFSRGVEGKAVGRFAWGEFPSQESSDGAQPQQLPKQRFAVVAQLISYQHNQRLRVRCYAPDEQVPVVASVTDIWPGVNWFEREAFDLFGIVFDGHPDLRRILTDYGFVGHPFRKDFPLIGNVEVRYDEERKRVVYEPVTSVEPRVGVPRVIRDDARYETAAGEVGKSETAK is encoded by the coding sequence ATGGCAGAGCAAGCATCTTCCTTCACTGACCGACTTGCGGCACGTTTCGCTGGTGCGCAGATCGCCGTGGCCCTGCCGCGCGGCGAAGTGACGCTGGAAGTCGCTGCCGCCGATTGGCACGCCACCTGTCTTGCGCTGCGCGACGAGCTTGGTTTCGAACAGCTCAGCGACCTGTGCGGCGTCGATTACCTGGGTTATGGCAGTGCCGAGTGGGACACCGCCGACGTGTCCTCGCAGGGCTTCAGCCGCGGCGTCGAAGGCAAGGCGGTCGGCCGTTTTGCCTGGGGTGAGTTCCCCAGCCAGGAAAGCTCCGACGGCGCGCAGCCGCAGCAGCTGCCCAAGCAGCGCTTCGCGGTGGTCGCGCAGCTGATTTCCTACCAGCACAACCAACGTCTGCGCGTGCGTTGCTACGCACCGGACGAGCAGGTGCCGGTGGTGGCGTCGGTGACCGACATCTGGCCGGGCGTGAACTGGTTCGAGCGCGAAGCCTTCGACCTGTTCGGCATCGTGTTCGATGGTCACCCGGACCTGCGCCGCATCCTGACCGACTATGGATTCGTCGGCCATCCGTTCCGCAAGGATTTCCCGCTGATCGGCAACGTCGAAGTGCGTTACGACGAAGAGCGCAAGCGCGTGGTGTACGAGCCGGTGACCTCGGTCGAGCCACGCGTCGGCGTGCCGCGCGTGATCCGCGACGACGCCCGTTATGAGACTGCCGCCGGTGAAGTGGGCAAGTCGGAGACTGCCAAGTGA
- a CDS encoding putative bifunctional diguanylate cyclase/phosphodiesterase → MKAMRLHTRIAALLVLVVLATQALTFIAVQLATERSVKAQLGEELQIGERVWQRINLRRDEQLLQSASVLADDFGFRAAVASGDVPTMQSALRNHAARMSAQTALLLSPDGEFLTGLADLPQAEQLRAVQALLQQAQRDGRAVGVVALDRQIVRLAVVQVLAPSRVGWIAIGNESGEGLAQDFRTTTGLDATFYTDGPPIRVLASTLEPAARNEFAQQLPAAERTQVAAIPLTLGQSRYLVKLQSIQGDSHVRVALQASLDRAVAPYRILKLRILLLAGLATAAALGVALFLARGVSKPVAQLVQAARRIQQGDYQTAVEVPPGRELAELADSFGRMQQQIASREQHILHQARHDALTGLPNRLWLLERLKDVVEQTVASGGTAAVLILDLERFKELNDSLGHDFADQVLVEVGQRLADVVQAPNLVGRLGSDEFMVVVAQADASTVQQDAQRLLLQLRRPLVLPQARIQLEASIGIALIPEHGADPDTLLRRADIARRQLGDATTVGASVYRMGQDEQHLRRLRLTGDLRQAIGGNELTLRFQPKLCLRSDRVEQVEVLVRWHHPTLGPIGPDEFIPLAEHSGVIHPLTRFVLDEALRCQAQWRTQGLELGMAINLSALDLSDPGLPDYVRARLEQHAASAQTVTLELTESALMRDVESALHMLHQLRSVGVRLSIDDFGTGYSSLAQLKRMPVNELKIDKSFVMQLAEGTDDAFIVRSTIDLGHNLGLSVIAEGVENAAALELLRGYGCDMVQGYLYAPPLEQAPLVAWCMRQLGTSSPAQSGAH, encoded by the coding sequence ATGAAAGCGATGCGGCTGCATACGCGCATTGCGGCATTGCTGGTGCTGGTCGTGCTCGCCACGCAGGCGCTGACCTTCATCGCGGTGCAATTGGCAACCGAGCGCAGCGTCAAGGCGCAACTTGGCGAAGAGCTGCAGATCGGCGAGCGCGTCTGGCAGCGCATCAACCTGCGCCGCGACGAACAGCTGCTGCAGTCGGCATCGGTGCTGGCAGACGACTTCGGATTTCGCGCCGCGGTGGCCAGTGGCGATGTCCCCACCATGCAATCGGCGCTGCGCAATCATGCGGCGCGCATGTCCGCGCAGACCGCGCTGTTGCTCTCGCCGGATGGCGAATTTCTGACCGGCTTGGCCGATCTTCCGCAGGCCGAGCAATTGCGCGCAGTACAGGCCTTGTTGCAGCAGGCGCAGCGGGACGGGCGCGCCGTCGGCGTGGTCGCGCTGGATCGGCAGATCGTGCGGCTGGCGGTGGTGCAGGTGCTGGCGCCAAGCCGCGTGGGCTGGATTGCGATCGGCAACGAATCCGGCGAAGGCCTGGCGCAGGATTTCCGCACGACGACCGGGCTGGATGCCACGTTCTATACCGATGGGCCACCCATCCGCGTCCTGGCATCCACCCTGGAGCCGGCCGCACGCAACGAATTTGCGCAGCAATTGCCGGCGGCCGAGCGCACGCAGGTGGCGGCGATTCCGTTGACGCTGGGCCAGTCGCGCTACCTGGTCAAGCTGCAATCGATCCAGGGCGACAGTCATGTGCGGGTGGCGCTGCAGGCATCGCTGGATCGCGCCGTGGCGCCGTACCGCATCCTCAAGTTGCGCATCCTGCTGCTTGCCGGCCTGGCCACGGCCGCGGCCCTGGGTGTGGCGCTGTTTCTGGCGCGTGGCGTCAGCAAGCCGGTGGCGCAACTGGTGCAGGCGGCGCGACGCATCCAGCAAGGCGATTACCAGACCGCGGTCGAGGTCCCGCCGGGCCGTGAGCTGGCCGAGCTGGCCGATAGTTTCGGGCGCATGCAGCAGCAGATTGCAAGCCGCGAGCAGCACATCCTGCACCAGGCCCGGCACGATGCATTGACCGGTCTGCCCAACCGCCTCTGGCTGCTGGAGCGACTCAAGGACGTGGTGGAACAGACGGTGGCCTCGGGCGGTACGGCGGCAGTGCTGATCCTGGATCTGGAGCGGTTCAAGGAACTCAACGACAGCCTCGGCCACGATTTCGCCGACCAGGTGCTGGTCGAAGTCGGGCAGCGCCTGGCCGATGTGGTGCAGGCGCCCAATCTGGTGGGCCGGCTCGGCAGCGACGAATTCATGGTGGTGGTGGCGCAGGCCGATGCCTCGACCGTGCAGCAGGACGCGCAGCGCCTGCTGCTGCAGCTGCGTCGTCCGCTGGTGTTGCCGCAGGCGCGCATCCAGCTCGAAGCCAGCATCGGCATCGCCTTGATTCCCGAGCATGGCGCCGACCCGGACACCTTGTTGCGCCGCGCCGACATTGCGCGACGTCAGCTGGGCGACGCCACCACCGTTGGCGCCAGCGTCTACCGCATGGGGCAGGACGAGCAGCATCTGCGGCGGCTGCGACTCACCGGCGATCTGCGCCAGGCCATCGGTGGCAATGAGTTGACCTTGCGCTTCCAGCCCAAGCTCTGCCTGCGCAGCGATCGGGTGGAGCAGGTCGAGGTGCTGGTGCGTTGGCATCACCCCACGCTGGGCCCGATCGGTCCGGACGAGTTCATCCCGCTGGCCGAACATTCCGGGGTGATCCATCCGCTGACCCGCTTCGTGCTGGACGAGGCGCTGCGCTGTCAGGCGCAGTGGCGCACGCAGGGGCTGGAGTTGGGCATGGCGATCAATCTGTCTGCGCTGGATCTGTCCGATCCCGGCCTGCCGGATTACGTGCGCGCGCGCCTGGAGCAGCATGCGGCGTCGGCGCAGACGGTCACCCTGGAATTGACCGAAAGCGCGCTGATGCGCGACGTCGAATCTGCGCTGCACATGCTGCACCAGTTGCGCAGCGTCGGCGTGCGCCTGTCCATCGACGACTTCGGCACCGGCTATTCCTCGCTGGCCCAACTCAAGCGCATGCCGGTCAACGAATTGAAGATCGACAAGAGCTTCGTCATGCAACTGGCCGAGGGTACCGACGACGCCTTCATCGTGCGCAGTACCATCGATCTGGGACACAACCTCGGTCTGAGCGTGATCGCCGAAGGCGTCGAGAACGCGGCCGCACTGGAGCTGCTGCGCGGTTATGGCTGCGACATGGTGCAGGGCTATCTGTACGCGCCGCCGCTGGAACAGGCGCCGCTGGTGGCGTGGTGCATGCGTCAACTCGGCACGTCTTCGCCAGCGCAATCAGGAGCGCACTGA
- a CDS encoding SDR family NAD(P)-dependent oxidoreductase, which yields MSDSPVFALITGASSGIGREIARAYARRGVPLILTARRVDRLQALAAELGTRVRVEILPADLADPDAAQMLVAQIQRAGWTVGTLVNNAGYGVPGRYLRNDWATHARFLQVMIGAVCELTWRLLPMIRASGQGRILNVASFAALTPSADGQTLYAASKSFLLRFSESLALENADCAVKVCALCPGFAWSEFHDVTGTRAAMSTLPRWAWLQADAVAEYGIAALERGQVLAVPGWRYRLVNAALRLLPHALALRLMARGSHRVRPRD from the coding sequence ATGTCCGATTCGCCTGTCTTCGCGCTGATCACCGGCGCCTCCAGCGGCATCGGCCGCGAGATCGCACGGGCGTATGCCAGACGGGGCGTACCGTTGATCCTGACCGCGCGACGGGTGGACCGGCTGCAGGCGCTGGCCGCCGAGCTGGGCACGCGGGTACGCGTGGAAATCCTGCCGGCCGACCTGGCCGACCCGGACGCGGCGCAGATGCTGGTTGCGCAGATCCAGCGCGCGGGCTGGACGGTGGGCACCCTGGTCAACAATGCCGGCTACGGCGTGCCGGGCCGGTATCTGCGCAACGATTGGGCCACGCATGCGCGCTTCCTGCAGGTGATGATCGGCGCGGTGTGCGAACTCACCTGGCGGTTGCTGCCGATGATTCGCGCCAGCGGCCAGGGGCGCATCCTCAACGTGGCCTCGTTCGCCGCGCTCACGCCCAGTGCCGATGGGCAGACCCTGTATGCGGCCAGCAAGAGCTTCCTACTGCGCTTCAGCGAATCGCTGGCGCTGGAAAATGCCGACTGCGCGGTAAAGGTCTGCGCGCTGTGCCCGGGCTTTGCATGGTCGGAATTCCACGACGTCACCGGCACCCGTGCAGCGATGTCCACCCTGCCCCGCTGGGCCTGGCTGCAGGCCGATGCGGTGGCCGAGTACGGCATTGCCGCGCTGGAGCGTGGGCAGGTGCTGGCGGTGCCGGGCTGGCGCTATCGCCTGGTCAATGCGGCATTGCGGCTGTTGCCGCACGCGCTGGCCTTGCGCCTGATGGCGCGCGGCTCGCATCGGGTACGGCCGCGGGACTGA
- a CDS encoding NuoB/complex I 20 kDa subunit family protein yields MGVIQTLDRLMTNPMPEGRVEDILRPEGENPLLEKGYVTTSVDALLNWARTGSMWPMTFGLACCAVEMMHAGAARLDLDRYGVVFRPSPRQSDVMIVAGTLVNKMAPALRKVYDQMPDPKWVISMGSCANGGGYYHYSYSVVRGCDRIVPVDIYVPGCPPTAEALVYGILQLQKKIWRTQTIAR; encoded by the coding sequence ATGGGAGTGATTCAGACCCTGGATCGTCTGATGACCAACCCGATGCCGGAAGGCCGGGTGGAAGACATCCTGCGCCCGGAAGGCGAAAACCCGCTGCTGGAAAAGGGCTACGTGACCACCAGTGTCGACGCGCTGCTGAACTGGGCACGCACCGGCTCGATGTGGCCGATGACCTTTGGCCTGGCGTGCTGCGCGGTCGAGATGATGCATGCCGGCGCCGCGCGTCTGGACCTCGACCGCTACGGCGTGGTGTTCCGCCCGTCGCCGCGCCAGTCCGACGTGATGATCGTGGCCGGCACGCTGGTCAACAAGATGGCCCCGGCGCTGCGCAAGGTCTACGACCAGATGCCGGATCCGAAGTGGGTCATCTCGATGGGCAGCTGCGCCAATGGCGGCGGCTACTATCACTATTCGTATTCGGTGGTGCGCGGTTGCGACCGCATCGTGCCGGTGGACATCTATGTCCCGGGCTGCCCGCCGACCGCCGAGGCGCTGGTCTACGGCATCCTGCAGCTGCAGAAGAAGATCTGGCGAACCCAGACGATCGCACGCTGA
- the nuoF gene encoding NADH-quinone oxidoreductase subunit NuoF → MAHHHAPTGPVGPAPLPHQVVYTTLHYDTPWSYESYLKTGGYAALRKILEEKIPPADVIEMVKASNLRGRGGAGFPTGLKWSFMPKGTMQKYILCNSDESEPGTCKDRDILRYNPHSVVEGMAIACYATGSTVGYNYLRGEFHHEPFEHFELALADAYANGWLGKNILGSGVDIDIYGALGAGAYICGEETALMESLEGKKGQPRYKPPFPANFGLYGKPTTINNTETYASVPAIIRNGPEWFLGLSKTKNGGPKIFSVSGCVQKGGNFEVPLGTTFDELLEMAGGLRPGRTLKGVVPGGVSMPVLKADQVAGLPMDYDTLRALGTGLGSGAIVVLDDSVCCVRFACRISQFFHKESCGQCTPCREGTGWMHRVLERIVAGKATMEDLHQLRTVAGQIEGHTICAFGEAAAWPIQGFLRQFWDEFEYYIVNGRSIVDTQVGVAA, encoded by the coding sequence ATGGCACATCATCACGCACCTACAGGTCCGGTCGGTCCGGCGCCGTTGCCGCATCAGGTCGTCTACACGACCCTGCACTACGACACCCCGTGGTCGTACGAGAGCTACCTCAAGACCGGTGGCTACGCCGCGCTGCGCAAGATCCTGGAAGAAAAGATTCCGCCGGCCGACGTCATCGAGATGGTCAAGGCGTCGAACCTGCGCGGCCGCGGCGGCGCGGGCTTCCCGACCGGGTTGAAGTGGTCGTTCATGCCCAAGGGCACGATGCAGAAGTACATCCTGTGCAACTCGGACGAATCCGAGCCGGGCACCTGCAAGGACCGCGACATCCTGCGTTACAACCCGCACTCGGTGGTGGAGGGCATGGCGATCGCCTGCTACGCCACCGGTTCGACCGTGGGCTACAACTACCTGCGTGGCGAGTTCCACCATGAGCCGTTCGAGCACTTCGAGCTGGCGCTGGCCGATGCCTACGCCAATGGCTGGTTGGGCAAGAACATCCTCGGCAGCGGCGTGGATATCGATATCTACGGTGCGCTGGGCGCCGGCGCCTACATCTGCGGCGAAGAAACCGCATTGATGGAATCGCTGGAAGGCAAGAAAGGCCAGCCACGCTACAAGCCGCCGTTCCCGGCCAATTTCGGCCTGTACGGCAAGCCGACCACCATCAACAACACCGAGACCTATGCGTCGGTGCCGGCGATCATTCGCAACGGCCCGGAGTGGTTCCTCGGCCTGAGCAAGACCAAGAACGGCGGCCCGAAGATCTTCTCGGTGTCCGGCTGCGTGCAGAAGGGCGGCAACTTCGAAGTGCCGCTCGGCACCACCTTCGACGAACTGCTGGAAATGGCCGGTGGTCTGCGCCCGGGTCGCACCCTCAAGGGCGTGGTGCCCGGCGGTGTGTCGATGCCGGTGCTGAAGGCCGACCAGGTCGCTGGCCTGCCGATGGATTACGACACCTTGCGTGCGCTGGGCACCGGCTTGGGTTCGGGCGCCATCGTGGTGCTGGACGATAGCGTCTGCTGCGTGCGTTTCGCCTGCCGCATCTCGCAGTTCTTCCACAAGGAATCCTGCGGCCAGTGCACCCCGTGCCGCGAAGGTACCGGCTGGATGCACCGCGTGCTGGAGCGCATCGTTGCCGGCAAGGCCACGATGGAAGACCTGCATCAGCTGCGCACCGTCGCCGGCCAGATCGAAGGCCACACCATCTGCGCGTTCGGTGAAGCGGCGGCGTGGCCGATCCAAGGCTTCCTGCGCCAGTTCTGGGACGAGTTCGAGTACTACATCGTCAACGGTCGTTCGATCGTCGACACGCAAGTCGGAGTGGCCGCATGA
- the secG gene encoding preprotein translocase subunit SecG — translation MLMLILNVVYVLVALAMIALILMQRGAGAAAGSGFGAGASGTVFGSQGASNFLSKSTKWLAVVFFSISLFMAWYATHGARPTDQNLGVMSQAATPAPAAAAGELAQPLPQAPASGAVPTAPSQPAPVAAPAATPAQPAATQPAPAASEENASEPAQKR, via the coding sequence ATGCTGATGTTGATCCTCAATGTGGTCTACGTACTGGTCGCGCTGGCGATGATTGCGCTGATCCTGATGCAGCGCGGTGCCGGTGCTGCGGCCGGGTCGGGTTTCGGCGCGGGTGCGTCGGGTACGGTGTTCGGGTCGCAGGGTGCGTCGAACTTCCTGTCCAAGTCGACCAAGTGGCTGGCCGTGGTGTTCTTCAGCATCAGTCTGTTCATGGCCTGGTACGCCACCCATGGCGCCCGTCCCACCGACCAGAACCTGGGCGTGATGTCGCAGGCGGCAACCCCCGCACCGGCCGCCGCTGCTGGTGAGCTGGCCCAGCCGCTGCCGCAGGCGCCCGCCAGCGGTGCAGTGCCGACCGCTCCGTCGCAGCCCGCGCCCGTCGCGGCACCGGCCGCAACGCCGGCCCAGCCAGCGGCCACGCAGCCGGCGCCTGCGGCAAGCGAAGAAAACGCTTCAGAACCAGCACAAAAACGCTGA
- a CDS encoding NADH-quinone oxidoreductase subunit A codes for MLAEYLPSLLFLIVATGIGIVLMLVGRFLGPRSPDPRKLSPYECGFEAFEDARMKFDVRYYLIAIQFIVFDLEIIFIVPWTQVFMEIGARSLVTMGLFVGMLFLGFIYVWKKGALEWE; via the coding sequence GTGCTGGCCGAATATTTGCCGAGTCTGCTGTTTCTGATCGTCGCCACCGGTATCGGCATCGTGCTGATGTTGGTCGGTCGATTCCTCGGTCCGCGTAGCCCGGACCCGCGCAAGCTCTCGCCGTACGAGTGTGGCTTCGAGGCATTCGAAGACGCGCGCATGAAGTTCGATGTGCGCTACTACCTCATTGCGATCCAGTTCATCGTGTTCGACCTGGAAATCATCTTCATCGTGCCGTGGACGCAGGTGTTCATGGAGATCGGCGCACGCTCGCTGGTCACCATGGGGCTGTTCGTCGGCATGTTGTTCCTCGGCTTTATCTACGTGTGGAAGAAGGGAGCGCTGGAATGGGAGTGA
- a CDS encoding group I truncated hemoglobin, with protein MNRWLRGCLMCMLCLLGACATTRTPPTLYDELGGQAGIEALVETMLSRVADDQRIVDKFARVNIVMLNARLVQKFCHVADGPCPDTAKSMQQAHQHLAIREGDFNALVEDLNWAMDQRKIPRRTQNRLLARLAAMHGEIVNH; from the coding sequence ATGAATCGATGGCTGCGTGGTTGCCTGATGTGCATGCTGTGCCTGCTCGGCGCCTGCGCCACCACGCGCACACCGCCGACGTTGTACGACGAGCTTGGCGGGCAGGCCGGCATCGAGGCCCTGGTGGAGACCATGTTGTCGCGCGTCGCCGACGACCAGCGCATCGTCGACAAGTTCGCGCGCGTCAACATCGTCATGCTCAACGCCCGCCTGGTGCAGAAGTTCTGTCACGTTGCCGATGGCCCGTGCCCGGATACCGCCAAGTCGATGCAGCAGGCGCACCAGCATCTGGCCATCCGCGAAGGGGACTTCAACGCCCTGGTGGAAGATCTGAACTGGGCGATGGATCAACGCAAGATCCCGCGTCGCACCCAGAACCGCTTGTTGGCGCGGCTGGCCGCGATGCACGGGGAGATCGTCAATCACTGA